One window from the genome of Cucumis melo cultivar AY chromosome 12, USDA_Cmelo_AY_1.0, whole genome shotgun sequence encodes:
- the LOC103483146 gene encoding transcription factor MYB1R1, which yields MLMPMPAPGDAVMDAAGVTKEFMLFGVRVVVDPMRKSVSMNNLSQYEHPLEASIDDNSRNSKTTVSAADRKEDSAAGYASADDAVPNSGGNRERERKRGVPWTEEEHKLFLLGLQKVGKGDWRGISRNFVKTRTPTQVASHAQKYFLRRSNLNRRRRRSSLFDITTDTVKEAAEEEQIQVQDNSSQLQSLLPPPPPETCNINVYHPMIPTFPLSVCPAIIPIPIPMETDTSHEFNLETDTSSIGAEVLPLSGTTLEFNLNSKSTLNSGALSLNLALPSDSSNSSMKHSAFQGMSSISNGDNIISVA from the exons ATGCTCATGCCGATGCCGGCCCCCGGAGACGCCGTCATGGATGCTGCCGGTGTCACCAAGGAGTTCATGTTGTTCGGAGTCAGAGTCGTGGTTGACCCGATGAGGAAGAGCGTCAGTATGAACAATCTCTCTCAGTATGAACATCCTCTTGAAGCTTCTATTGATGATAATAGCCGCAACAGTAAGACTACTGTCTCTGCCGCCGACAGGAAGGAAGATTCCGCTGCCGGTTATGCTTCTGCGGATGATGCTGTTCCCAATTCCGGTGGGAATCGCGAGCGTGAACGCAAGCGAG GTGTACCGTGGACGGAGGAAGAACACAAGCTTTTCTTGCTGGGATTACAGAAAGTGGGGAAAGGAGATTGGAGAGGAATTTCGAGGAATTTTGTTAAGACTCGAACGCCAACTCAGGTTGCTAGCCACGCCCAGAAATACTTTCTACGCCGAAGCAACCTCAATCGTCGCCGCCGTAGATCCAGCCTCTTCGATATCACCACTGATACG GTAAAAGAGGCTGCTGAGGAAGAACAAATTCAAGTTCAAGATAATTCCTCCCAATTACAATCCTTGTTGCCGCCTCCACCACCTGAAACTTGTAACATAAATGTATATCATCCCATGATACCAACTTTTCCTTTGTCTGTTTGCCCTGCAATTATACCTATACCAATTCCAATGGAGACTGATACATCACATGAGTTTAACTTGGAGACTGATACATCATCAATTGGTGCTGAAGTTTTGCCACTCAGTGGAACCACACTTGAGTTTAACTTGAATTCGAAATCAACATTAAACTCAGGAGCTCTTTCTCTTAACCTTGCTTTGCCATCAGACTCATCCAATTCGTCAATGAAACACTCTGCTTTCCAAGGAATGTCAAGTATCAGCAATGGGGATAACATTATCAGTGTTGCTTAA
- the LOC103483154 gene encoding pentatricopeptide repeat-containing protein At1g74850, chloroplastic isoform X1: protein MALSPYFSVSNPFRTSSTFQKRYLECQQLPFLSKLSNFSVRRRFFSDDWRLSSDVGKARAKAKDLVLGNPSVIVEKGKYSYDVETLINKLSSLPPRGSIARCLDIFKNRLSLNDFSLVFKEFAARGDWQRSLRLFKYMQRQIWCKPNEHIYTIIISLLGREGLLEKCSEIFDEMASQGVIRSVFSYTALINAYGRNGQYETSLELLERMKRERVSPNILTYNTVINACARGDLDWEGLLGLFAEMRHEGVQPDLVTYNTLLSACAARGLGDEAEMVFKTMIEGGIVPEITTYSYIVETFGKLGKLEKVAMLLKEMESEGYLPDISSYNVLIEAHAKLGSIKEAMDVFKQMQAAGCVPNASTYSILLNLYGKHGRYDDVRELFLQMKESSAEPDATTYNILIRVFGEGGYFKEVVTLFHDLVEENIDPNMETYEGLVFACGKGGLHEDAKKILFHMNEKGIVPSSKAYTGLIEAYGQAALYDEAVVAFNTMNEVGSKSTIDTYNSLIHTFARGGLYKEFEAILSRMREYGISRNAKSFSGIIEGYRQSGQYEEAIKAFVEMEKMRCELDEQTLEAVLGVYCFAGLVDESKEQFVEIKASGILPSVLCYCMMLAVYAKNGRWDDAYELLDEMIKNRVSSIHQVIGQMIKGDYDDDSNWQMVEYVFDKLNAEGCGFGMRFYNTLLEALWWLGQKGRAGRVLTEATKRGLFPELFRQSKLVWSVDVHRMWEGGAYTAISLWVNKMNEMLMDGEDIPQLAAVVVGRGWLEKDSTARNLPIARAVNSFLQDNVSSSFSFPGWNNGRIVCQQSQLKQLLTASSSEIIALNNSPLNLPEAKISRSGINNDKYKDIDSKSSNRTGTELLTTTV from the exons ATGGCGCTCTCACCGTATTTTTCAGTGTCGAATCCGTTCAGAACTTCATCGACGTTTCAGAAACGGTATTTAGAGTGTCAACAACTTCCATTtctttcaaaactttccaattTCAGTGTTCGCCGTAGATTTTTCTCTGATGATTGGAGATTGTCCTCCGACGTTGGGAAGGCCAGAGCGAAGGCGAAGGATCTTGTTCTTGGAAATCCGTCGGTAATTGTTGAGAAAGGCAAGTACAGTTACGACGTTGAAACCCTAATTAATAAGCTTAGTAGCTTACCGCCACGAGGTAGCATAGCTCGGTGTCTCGATATCTTCAAGAACAGGCTTTCGCTCAATGACTTCAGTTTGGTTTTCAAGGAATTCGCGGCGCGCGGGGACTGGCAGCGGTCGTTACGTCTGTTCAAATACATGCAGCGTCAGATATGGTGCAAGCCGAACGAGCATATCTATACCATCATTATCAGCTTGCTTGGCCGCGAAGGATTGCTGGAGAAATGTAGTGAGATATTCGATGAAATGGCGAGCCAGGGAGTGATACGTAGCGTTTTTTCTTATACCGCTTTGATAAATGCTTATGGGCGCAATGGTCAGTACGAAACTTCACTTGAACTTCTTGAAAGGATGAAAAGAGAGAGAGTTTCGCCTAATATATTGACTTACAATACCGTGATTAATGCTTGTGCTAGAGGTGATTTGGACTGGGAGGGATTGTTGGGATTGTTTGCTGAGATGAGGCATGAAGGGGTTCAACCTGATCTTGTTACTTATAATACCTTGCTTAGTGCTTGTGCTGCTCGCGGTTTAGGTGATGAGGCAGAGATGGTTTTCAAGACTATGATAGAGGGAGGGATAGTTCCTGAGATAACAACATATAGTTATATTGTTGAAACATTTGGAAAATTGGGTAAGCTTGAGAAAGTTGCTATGCTCCTAAAAGAAATGGAGTCCGAAGGGTATTTGCCTGATATATCGTCGTACAACGTGTTAATAGAGGCACATGCAAAATTAGGGTCGATTAAGGAGGCAATGGACGTGTTTAAGCAGATGCAAGCTGCAGGGTGTGTGCCGAATGCATCCACTTATAGTATTCTGTTGAATCTATATGGAAAACATGGGAGGTATGATGATGTACGTGAGCTTTTTCTTCAAATGAAAGAGAGTAGTGCCGAGCCAGATGCTACTACTTACAACATCCTCATACGAGTATTTGGAGAGGGTGGATACTTCAAGGAGGTTGTAACTTTGTTTCATGATTTGGTGGAGGAGAATATTGACCCAAATATGGAGACATATGAGGGTTTAGTATTTGCTTGTGGAAAGGGAGGGCTGCACGAGGATgcaaagaaaattttatttcacATGAATGAGAAAGGAATTGTTCCAAGTTCTAAAGCATATACTGGACTGATTGAAGCATATGGACAGGCTGCATTGTACGATGAAGCTGTTGTTGCCTTTAACACAATGAATGAAGTGGGAAGTAAGTCAACCATTGATACCTATAATTCTCTAATTCACACATTTGCTAGAGGTGGACTATACAAGGAGTTCGAAGCAATTTTATCGAGAATGAGAGAATATGGCATTTCAAGGAATGCAAAGTCATTTAGTGGCATTATTGAAGGTTATAGGCAAAGTGGTCAGTATGAAGAAGCTATAAAGGCCTTTGTTGAGATGGAAAAAATGAGATGTGAACTTGATGAGCAGACCCTTGAGGCAGTTTTAGGTGTTTATTGCTTTGCAGGTCTTGTGGATGAGAGCAAGGAGCAGTTCGTTGAAATTAAAGCTTCCGGAATATTGCCAAGTGTATTGTGCTATTGCATGATGCTGGCGGTTTATGCTAAGAATGGCAG GTGGGATGATGCCTATGAATTACTCGATGAGATGATTAAAAACAGAGTATCTAGTATTCATCAAGTCATTGGCCAGATGATCAAGGGAGATTACGATGATGATTCTAATTGGCAGATGGTTGAGTATGTTTTTGACAAACTTAACGCTGAAGGCTGTGGATTTGGAATGAGGTTTTACAATACACTGCTAGAAGCACTTTGGTGGCTTGGCCAGAAAGGACGTGCTGGGAGGGTTCTAACTGAAGCAACAAAGCGAGGCCTTTTCCCTGAACTTTTCCGCCAAAGCAAACTTGTGTGGTCTGTGGATGTGCATAG AATGTGGGAAGGTGGTGCATATACCGCAATTTCACTTTGGGTTAACAAAATGAATGAAATGCTTATGGATGGAGAGGATATCCCTCAACTTGCCGCTGTTGTAGTTGG CAGGGGGTGGTTGGAGAAAGACTCAACCGCACGAAACTTGCCTATTGCAAGGGCTGTCAATTCATTCCTACAGGATAACGTGTCGTCATCCTTCTCATTTCCTGGGTGGAACAACGGTCGAATCGTCTGCCAACAGTCTCAACTAAAGCAGCTCCTCACAGCATCATCTAGTGAAATTATTGCTCTAAACAATTCCCCATTAAATCTTCCAGAAGCAAAGATATCCAGATCTGGTATAAACAATGACAAATACAAAGATATTGATTCCAAATCAAGTAACCGGACCGGAACCGAGCTTCTAACTACAACTGTTTGA
- the LOC103483154 gene encoding pentatricopeptide repeat-containing protein At1g74850, chloroplastic isoform X2, with amino-acid sequence MALSPYFSVSNPFRTSSTFQKRYLECQQLPFLSKLSNFSVRRRFFSDDWRLSSDVGKARAKAKDLVLGNPSVIVEKGKYSYDVETLINKLSSLPPRGSIARCLDIFKNRLSLNDFSLVFKEFAARGDWQRSLRLFKYMQRQIWCKPNEHIYTIIISLLGREGLLEKCSEIFDEMASQGVIRSVFSYTALINAYGRNGQYETSLELLERMKRERVSPNILTYNTVINACARGDLDWEGLLGLFAEMRHEGVQPDLVTYNTLLSACAARGLGDEAEMVFKTMIEGGIVPEITTYSYIVETFGKLGKLEKVAMLLKEMESEGYLPDISSYNVLIEAHAKLGSIKEAMDVFKQMQAAGCVPNASTYSILLNLYGKHGRYDDVRELFLQMKESSAEPDATTYNILIRVFGEGGYFKEVVTLFHDLVEENIDPNMETYEGLVFACGKGGLHEDAKKILFHMNEKGIVPSSKAYTGLIEAYGQAALYDEAVVAFNTMNEVGSKSTIDTYNSLIHTFARGGLYKEFEAILSRMREYGISRNAKSFSGIIEGYRQSGQYEEAIKAFVEMEKMRCELDEQTLEAVLGVYCFAGLVDESKEQFVEIKASGILPSVLCYCMMLAVYAKNGRWDDAYELLDEMIKNRVSSIHQVIGQMIKGDYDDDSNWQMVEYVFDKLNAEGCGFGMRFYNTLLEALWWLGQKGRAGRVLTEATKRGLFPELFRQSKLVWSVDVHRMWEGGAYTAISLWVNKMNEMLMDGEDIPQLAAVVVGGWLEKDSTARNLPIARAVNSFLQDNVSSSFSFPGWNNGRIVCQQSQLKQLLTASSSEIIALNNSPLNLPEAKISRSGINNDKYKDIDSKSSNRTGTELLTTTV; translated from the exons ATGGCGCTCTCACCGTATTTTTCAGTGTCGAATCCGTTCAGAACTTCATCGACGTTTCAGAAACGGTATTTAGAGTGTCAACAACTTCCATTtctttcaaaactttccaattTCAGTGTTCGCCGTAGATTTTTCTCTGATGATTGGAGATTGTCCTCCGACGTTGGGAAGGCCAGAGCGAAGGCGAAGGATCTTGTTCTTGGAAATCCGTCGGTAATTGTTGAGAAAGGCAAGTACAGTTACGACGTTGAAACCCTAATTAATAAGCTTAGTAGCTTACCGCCACGAGGTAGCATAGCTCGGTGTCTCGATATCTTCAAGAACAGGCTTTCGCTCAATGACTTCAGTTTGGTTTTCAAGGAATTCGCGGCGCGCGGGGACTGGCAGCGGTCGTTACGTCTGTTCAAATACATGCAGCGTCAGATATGGTGCAAGCCGAACGAGCATATCTATACCATCATTATCAGCTTGCTTGGCCGCGAAGGATTGCTGGAGAAATGTAGTGAGATATTCGATGAAATGGCGAGCCAGGGAGTGATACGTAGCGTTTTTTCTTATACCGCTTTGATAAATGCTTATGGGCGCAATGGTCAGTACGAAACTTCACTTGAACTTCTTGAAAGGATGAAAAGAGAGAGAGTTTCGCCTAATATATTGACTTACAATACCGTGATTAATGCTTGTGCTAGAGGTGATTTGGACTGGGAGGGATTGTTGGGATTGTTTGCTGAGATGAGGCATGAAGGGGTTCAACCTGATCTTGTTACTTATAATACCTTGCTTAGTGCTTGTGCTGCTCGCGGTTTAGGTGATGAGGCAGAGATGGTTTTCAAGACTATGATAGAGGGAGGGATAGTTCCTGAGATAACAACATATAGTTATATTGTTGAAACATTTGGAAAATTGGGTAAGCTTGAGAAAGTTGCTATGCTCCTAAAAGAAATGGAGTCCGAAGGGTATTTGCCTGATATATCGTCGTACAACGTGTTAATAGAGGCACATGCAAAATTAGGGTCGATTAAGGAGGCAATGGACGTGTTTAAGCAGATGCAAGCTGCAGGGTGTGTGCCGAATGCATCCACTTATAGTATTCTGTTGAATCTATATGGAAAACATGGGAGGTATGATGATGTACGTGAGCTTTTTCTTCAAATGAAAGAGAGTAGTGCCGAGCCAGATGCTACTACTTACAACATCCTCATACGAGTATTTGGAGAGGGTGGATACTTCAAGGAGGTTGTAACTTTGTTTCATGATTTGGTGGAGGAGAATATTGACCCAAATATGGAGACATATGAGGGTTTAGTATTTGCTTGTGGAAAGGGAGGGCTGCACGAGGATgcaaagaaaattttatttcacATGAATGAGAAAGGAATTGTTCCAAGTTCTAAAGCATATACTGGACTGATTGAAGCATATGGACAGGCTGCATTGTACGATGAAGCTGTTGTTGCCTTTAACACAATGAATGAAGTGGGAAGTAAGTCAACCATTGATACCTATAATTCTCTAATTCACACATTTGCTAGAGGTGGACTATACAAGGAGTTCGAAGCAATTTTATCGAGAATGAGAGAATATGGCATTTCAAGGAATGCAAAGTCATTTAGTGGCATTATTGAAGGTTATAGGCAAAGTGGTCAGTATGAAGAAGCTATAAAGGCCTTTGTTGAGATGGAAAAAATGAGATGTGAACTTGATGAGCAGACCCTTGAGGCAGTTTTAGGTGTTTATTGCTTTGCAGGTCTTGTGGATGAGAGCAAGGAGCAGTTCGTTGAAATTAAAGCTTCCGGAATATTGCCAAGTGTATTGTGCTATTGCATGATGCTGGCGGTTTATGCTAAGAATGGCAG GTGGGATGATGCCTATGAATTACTCGATGAGATGATTAAAAACAGAGTATCTAGTATTCATCAAGTCATTGGCCAGATGATCAAGGGAGATTACGATGATGATTCTAATTGGCAGATGGTTGAGTATGTTTTTGACAAACTTAACGCTGAAGGCTGTGGATTTGGAATGAGGTTTTACAATACACTGCTAGAAGCACTTTGGTGGCTTGGCCAGAAAGGACGTGCTGGGAGGGTTCTAACTGAAGCAACAAAGCGAGGCCTTTTCCCTGAACTTTTCCGCCAAAGCAAACTTGTGTGGTCTGTGGATGTGCATAG AATGTGGGAAGGTGGTGCATATACCGCAATTTCACTTTGGGTTAACAAAATGAATGAAATGCTTATGGATGGAGAGGATATCCCTCAACTTGCCGCTGTTGTAGTTGG GGGGTGGTTGGAGAAAGACTCAACCGCACGAAACTTGCCTATTGCAAGGGCTGTCAATTCATTCCTACAGGATAACGTGTCGTCATCCTTCTCATTTCCTGGGTGGAACAACGGTCGAATCGTCTGCCAACAGTCTCAACTAAAGCAGCTCCTCACAGCATCATCTAGTGAAATTATTGCTCTAAACAATTCCCCATTAAATCTTCCAGAAGCAAAGATATCCAGATCTGGTATAAACAATGACAAATACAAAGATATTGATTCCAAATCAAGTAACCGGACCGGAACCGAGCTTCTAACTACAACTGTTTGA